One stretch of Hevea brasiliensis isolate MT/VB/25A 57/8 chromosome 12, ASM3005281v1, whole genome shotgun sequence DNA includes these proteins:
- the LOC131171108 gene encoding uncharacterized protein LOC131171108, whose product MERSPKGPTATSDYLKWRADRDQEYLTADPTKFEDINPRQDVPSEEASARLTDSLQKANTENSQLQKQIEQLEGQQHTLKRKLRRLKEEARTKKLGFEEQETQWEKERSSLQAVIKEVEVRNSELQEKMKYQDILIEEHKQENKKKRLELKEQAQLINDVLKECAKERKEKERQAALYRELKENGNTLRE is encoded by the exons atggaaaggtcgcctaaaggcccaaCTGCCACGAGCGATTATCTCAAATGGCGGGCTGACAGGGATCAAGAATACCTAACCGCAGATCCGACAAAATTTGAGGATATCAACCCACGCCAAGACGTCCCTTCGGAAGAAGCTAGTGCTCGCTTGACTGACTCACTACagaaggcaaacaccgaaaactcacAACTGCAAAAACAGATAGAACAGTTGGAGGGCCAACAGCATACCCTTAAGAGAAAATTAAGGAGGCTCAAGGAAGAGGCTAGGACCAAGAAGTTGGGGTTTGAAGAACAAGAGACACAGTGGGAGAAAGAAAGAAGTTCCCTCCAAGCTGTcataaaagaagtagaagtacgGAATAGCGAGCTTCAGGAGAAGATGAAATATCAGGATATACTCATAGAGGagcataaacaagaaaacaaaaagaagaggcttgaactgaaggaacagGCACAGCTCATCAACGACGTTCTGAAGGAATGtgccaaagaaagaaaggaaaaagaaaggcaaGCTGCTCTTTATCGAGAGCTGAAAGAGAAC ggtaatacgcttcgggagtaa